The nucleotide window AATATGGAGCTGTATGATCGCACGATTGATTCACACATGAGTCATTTGCGAATCAAATTGCGCGATGCCGGTGATGCCATCCAGATTGTTCCCGTCTATGGAGTGGGCTACCGACTTCAGTGGAAGCAGTAAGATAGCATGAAAAATCTGACTTACTTAAAGCTATTTTTGGTGAGTGTCAGTGCGGCTCTGGTTTTGAGTTTGATCTCAATTCTGTGTTTGATTAAGTTCTCGGATATTTCTTTTCGACCGCATCGTTTGAGCTTGTTGCAGTTTGTAGCACGATCAATTGAAACAAATCCCAAAGGTTTGGTTCTTCCTGATATTCCGTTCGGACCTCCAAGAGAAGGACCTCGGCCGCCACACCGGCATGATGACTTTCCACCACCGCCTCCACCAGGTGGTCCCGGTGGTATGATGGGGCGTCCTCCAGGGCCTCCCCCAGGCGGTCCGGAGTTCCCAGAGTTCTGGATTATCTCAGCATCGGATCAGGTTGTGGCGGGCGATGAAAAGCGCTTGCCAAAAGCTGTGATGGGATTGGCAAAGCCCACCGATGTGCATGGTCTCACTTCGACGGACCGGTTTTGGAATTTCTTCGATCGAACATCAGTCATGCGTTTGGATCATGAGCCTGCGGCATACTTGGTCATTTTCGAAAGGCGCAATCCTTTCCGTGGACCTTTGTTTTTCACGCAGGGAATCTTTACTTTCGCCACGGTGGTGGTCGCATTGTTCCTCGCTTTGACGATCACATTCTCTTATTTGCGTCAGAAATCCGAAGAGGCTCGCTCTGTACTTCTGCGTCTGGAGCGCGGTGATTTAAAAGCACGCTTTGAAATCAAGCCTTTTGACGAATTCGGGGGGCTGTTGCTGGATTTCAATCGCATGGCTCATGAGATCGAACGCTTGGTCAATCGGGTTCGGGAAACAGAAAGTGCGCGAAGCCATTTGCTGAGTGAACTGGGACATGACTTGCGCACGCCTCTGACAAGTTTGACGACGTCATTTGAAACTCTCAAATTCCATTTTAAGAAAATGACGGACTCTGATCGCGATGAAGTTTTTACGATGATCACCGCCGAGGTGGAGTACTTTAAAGAGCTGCTTGAGAAACTCATGACGATCGCGGAATTGGACGAACCTCATTACAAGAAATCGACGGATCTCATTGACCTGTCGAGTCTGGTGCAGCAAGAGCTGCGTTTCAGACAAAGTTCCAGCGCGGCCTCGGGAAAAGATTTTAGTTTTACGGCAGAAGGTCTCAACGGTCAGCAGGCGATGGTTCTGGGTGATTCATATTTGCTTCTTCGACTTCTCAAGAACGCGGTCGACAATGCCTCTCGCTATGCAAAAAGCAAAGTGATGGTTGCCATTGTTGATCGGGATGAGCATATCGAGGTTTCAGTTGCCGATGATGGCCCCGGAATGGATCAAGCGGGCTTGGCAAATTTCGGAAAACGTCAGGAGCGTCGCAAACGCCGTGAAGAGGGGACGGGCCTGAACTTTTCGTTAGGTTTAGGTTCGGTCA belongs to Bdellovibrio svalbardensis and includes:
- a CDS encoding sensor histidine kinase, whose product is MKNLTYLKLFLVSVSAALVLSLISILCLIKFSDISFRPHRLSLLQFVARSIETNPKGLVLPDIPFGPPREGPRPPHRHDDFPPPPPPGGPGGMMGRPPGPPPGGPEFPEFWIISASDQVVAGDEKRLPKAVMGLAKPTDVHGLTSTDRFWNFFDRTSVMRLDHEPAAYLVIFERRNPFRGPLFFTQGIFTFATVVVALFLALTITFSYLRQKSEEARSVLLRLERGDLKARFEIKPFDEFGGLLLDFNRMAHEIERLVNRVRETESARSHLLSELGHDLRTPLTSLTTSFETLKFHFKKMTDSDRDEVFTMITAEVEYFKELLEKLMTIAELDEPHYKKSTDLIDLSSLVQQELRFRQSSSAASGKDFSFTAEGLNGQQAMVLGDSYLLLRLLKNAVDNASRYAKSKVMVAIVDRDEHIEVSVADDGPGMDQAGLANFGKRQERRKRREEGTGLNFSLGLGSVIMKTIAELHGGSLEVGNIENEQGIQGAILKVRFPKSKNA